The following are encoded together in the Chanodichthys erythropterus isolate Z2021 chromosome 16, ASM2448905v1, whole genome shotgun sequence genome:
- the LOC137002502 gene encoding zinc finger protein 180-like produces the protein MSGEISGINNSNMCDNFVMMEFIKVEIVDMSDLEQCRVKDEDTEEQRELVEVKEESQELNEHQHQVHFISGEKSSPPTQTFTCPQCEKCFTCKELFSDHIRIHTGEKLFSCRYCDKSFTHNGHLKDHIRSHTGERPYRCDQCGKSFTQRGHLTDHIRIHTAEKPFKCQQCGKSFIQKGHLKSHMRVHTGEKPFICQQCGKSFTNQGNLMSHIKLHSGEKLHHCSQCGKSFSGASLLKKHLLYHFGERPFSCDQCSQTFFFASQLKRHLKVHANERPYTCSFCDKSFVWFHNLKDHYKTHTGMKDHVCFECGKAFSRANYLEQHQNTHTGISPYKCSYCDKSFKVSGSLKAHERIHTGENLFHCLTCGKTFTHSGHMKDHERVHTGEKPYKCPQCGKGFATSSNLQIHKKQHCPKLLH, from the exons ATGAGCGGAGAGATCTCCGGGATTAACAACTCAAATATGTGTGACAATTTTGTAatgatggagtttattaaagtggAGATTGTAGATATGAGTGATCTAGAACAATGCAGAGTGAAAgatgaagatactgaggaacaaagag AACTTGTGGAGGTGAAAGAGGAGAGTCAAGAACTGAATGAACATCAGCATCAGGTACATTTCATAAGTGGAGAAAAATCTTCCCCACCGACTCAAACATTCACCTGCCCTCAATGTGAAAAGTGTTTCACATGTAAGGAACTCTTTAGTGATCACATAAggattcatactggagagaagttGTTCTCGTGCCGTTACTGTGATAAGAGTTTCACTCACAATGGACACCTTAAGGATCACATTAGAAGTCATACCGGAGAACGGCCTTACCGATGTGACCAGTGTGGCAAGAGTTTCACTCAAAGAGGACATCTTACTGATCACATTAGAATTCACACTGCAGAGAAGCCTTTCAAATGCCagcagtgtggaaagagtttcattcaAAAAGGCCACCTTAAGagtcacatgagagttcacactggagagaagccatttaTCTGTCAGCAGTGCGGGAAGAGCTTCACAAATCAAGGAAACCTCATGAGTCATATAAAACTACATTCTGGAGAGAAATTACACCACTGCTCTCAGTGTGGCAAGAGTTTCTCTGGGGCAtcactgctcaaaaaacacctgCTTTATCACTTTGGAGAGAGGCCGTTTAGCTGTGatcagtgcagccaaacttttttttttgcatcacaGCTAAAGAGACACCTGAAAGTACATGCAAATGAGAGGCCCTACACATGTTCTTTTTGTGATAAGAGCTTTGTATGGTTCCACAATTTAAAAGACCACTACAAAACACACACTGGTATGAAAGATCATGTGTGCTTTGAATGTGGGAAAGCCTTTAGCAGAGCCAACTATTTGGAACAACACCAAAACACCCATACAGGAATAtcaccttacaagtgttcatacTGCGATAAGAGTTTTAAAGTTTCGGGGTCCCTGAAAGCGCATGAAAGAATACATACTGGAGAGAATCTGTTTCACTGCCTTACATGTGGGAAGACCTTCACTCATTCAGGACACATGAAAGATCATGAGAGAGTGCATACCGGAGAGAAACCCTACAAATGCCCGCAGTGTGGCAAGGGTTTTGCCACATCAAGTAATCTACAGATTCATAAAAAACAGCATTGTCCAAAGTTGTTACACTGA
- the LOC137002500 gene encoding zinc finger protein ZFP2-like yields MEHIKLEIVDMSEAEPGRVNTEEHRGLMEVKEECQKINEVEGKHQYPEPHNFKPGEKSLTFENNYFQFLRRRSQRTEVEHSFTCKQCGKTFIRKQLLVDHIRIHLGLEPFTCDQCGKSFVRKALLNDHMRIHTGEKPFACLRCGKSFSVKGNLKIHMEIHIGEKPYSCDQCEKSFNRKGLLIDHMRNHTGEKPFLCDQCGKSFIRKALLKDHMRSHTGEKPFSCSQCGKGFSLRGNLNCHMRIHTGEKPYKCDQCGKSFTFKGKLEHHYRIHTGATPFTCNQCGKNFAQSDSLTYHLRSHAGIKPFKCDQCGEAFILGSRLKKHMKVHANERPYFCSVCGKTFSRLDCFKMHQKVHTGVKAHVCSECGNSFGRAGDLKIHQRIHTGEKPYKCSHCDKRFNQLGQLKLHERVHTGEKPYQCPSCRKGFTSSSARLIHVRKHCSKLSK; encoded by the exons ATGGAGCATATTAAATTGGAGATTGTGGACATGAGTGAGGCAGAACCCGGCAGAGTGAACACCGAGGAGCACAGAG GTCTGATGGAGGTAAAAGAGGaatgtcaaaaaataaatgaagtgGAGGGGAAACATCAGTATCCGGAACCTCATAATTTTAAACCTGGAGAAAAATCTTTGActtttgaaaataattattttcagtttttgagAAGAAGATCTCAAAGAACTGAGGTAGAACATTCTTTCACATGCAAGCAGTGTGGAAAGACTTTCATTCGTAAACAACTCCTTGTTGACCACATACGAATTCACTTGGGGTTGGAGCccttcacatgtgatcagtgtggaaagagttttgtgCGTAAAGCACTCTTGAAtgatcacatgagaattcacactggagagaagcctttcgcATGCCTTcggtgtggaaagagtttttctgTTAAGGGAAACCTTAAGATTCACATGGAAATTCATattggagagaaaccttacagctgtgatcagtgtgaaaagagtttcaACCGTAAAGGACTTCTCATTGATCACATGAGAaatcacactggagaaaaacctttcttatgtgatcagtgtggaaagagtttcattcgTAAAGCACTTCTGAAAGATCACATGCGAAgtcacaccggagagaagcctttcagtTGCTCTCAATGTGGGAAGGGTTTCTCACTTAGAGGAAACCTTAATtgtcacatgagaattcatactggagagaagccttacaaaTGTGATCAATGCGGGAAGAGCTTCACATTTAAAGGAAAACTTGAGCATCACTatagaattcacactggagcgACACCTTTCACATGCAATCAGTGTGGGAAGAATTTTGCACAGTCAGACAGCCTTACATATCATCTGCGCTCTCATGCTGGAATAAAGCCATTTaaatgtgatcagtgtggtgaAGCATTTATTTTGGGATCACGTCTGAAAAAACATATGAAAGTTCATGCAAATGAGAGGCCTTACttttgttctgtgtgtggaaagactTTTTCACGACTGGACTGTTTTAAAATGCACCAGAAAGTTCATACTGGGGTAAAAGCTCATGTGTGCTCTGAGTGTGGAAACAGCTTCGGCAGAGCCGGCGACTTGAAAATTCACCAAAGAATccatactggagaaaaaccgtaCAAGTGCTCACattgtgacaagagattcaatcaGTTAGGGCAGCTGAAACTACATGAGCGAGtgcacactggagagaagccgtaccaGTGCCCTTCGTGTAGGAAGGGTTTCACCTCATCAAGTGCTCGACTGATTCATGTGAGGAAGCATTGTTCAAAGTTGTCAAAGTGA